A window of Acropora muricata isolate sample 2 chromosome 3, ASM3666990v1, whole genome shotgun sequence contains these coding sequences:
- the LOC136910398 gene encoding counting factor associated protein D-like: MKSKYELTFLPTLLAVHFLLTLKLAYFLNPCTGQRYFFEEIKEVNSTADSDDLEAERRNHTDKKDPFISFENATLMQDDELQGSFIDSIKFPDFYHAQGIISLPYDGIIEPFEAWFAGRHQMSRIDYYYGMDKTYQRGDLKPYGVLVKFVPAHWTKGKDLDKNSQTCWYRPGFRWSPERAQSVVPKNLKGFEYIGDEIHSGFPVFKLQRKATVYKKENTYTLYVTKEKPHKPVRYIMHGYDTLLHSFYDHYIVDYMSFHEWKFNFDVMKIPKGEFSCLKKIDKLKSRYHFNPMGEFMHENFEDSEVDNMFEAFKRRHGKYYEDPLEHEHRKHIFRHNMRFINSRNRAALNFTLEPNVLSDVTDEEFEMYKGLLIDPSGGDEALKKQEIPEARLSIPPVPLPSSLDWRDYGAVTPSKAQGLCGSCWTFSSTGPIEGAYAIQTGKLIDISEQQLMDCSWGFGNSGCRGGFSWKALVWARNHGVASSHSYGRYLAQEGYCHCAEEDDCEVVKFKRLVTVKKLDEKALIQGLAKFGPASIAISVGRKSLKFYSSGVYDDPECSEKTNHGVVLVGYGEENGKPYWIVKNSWGKFWGEEGFVKIARRNNLCGVLTNEPIFVSLNSSDVDDSKGDYPFLRMKKESFVDVEKKLNVTSLKLSPFDYKRSKIGYDESSGEDIGNSWNYTQF, encoded by the exons ATGAAGTCGAAATATGAGTTGACTTTTCTGCCCACACTTCTAGCAGTCCACTTCTTACTTACCCTGAAATTAGCTTATTTTCTGAATCCTTGCACGGGACAACGCTACTTCTTTGAAGAGATCAAGGAAGTAAACAGCACCGCGGATTCCGATGATCTTGAGGCAGAACGACGAAATCACACAGATAAAAAAGACCCTTTTATATCTTTCGAAAATGCAACTCTCATGCAAGATGACGAGCTTCAAGGATCTTTCATCGATAGTATTAAGTTTCCAGATTTTTACCATGCGCAAGGGATTATATCTCTACCTTACGATGGGATCATTGAACCATTTGAAGCCTGGTTCGCTGGACGACACCAGATGAGCCGGATTGATTACTATTACG GCATGGACAAGACCTACCAAAGAGGGGACTTGAAGCCATACGGAGTTCTTGTCAAGTTTGTTCCAGCTCATTGGACAAAAGGAAAAGACCTAGACAAAAACAGTCAGACCTGCTGGTACAGGCCTGGATTTAGGTGGTCTCCTGAAAGAGCCCAGAGTGTTGTACCTAAAAACCTCAAGGGATTCGAG TATATTGGCGACGAAATTCACAGTGGatttccagtttttaagctGCAGCGCAAGGCAACTGTATACAAGAAAGAAAATACTTACACACTCTACGTAACAAAGGAAAAGCCCCACAAACCAGTGCGTTACATCATGCATGGATATGACACTCTGCTACACTCGTTCTACGATCATTACATTGTGGATTATATGTCATTTCATGAATGGAAGTTTAACTTTGATGTTATGAAGATACCTAAAG GAGAGTTTAGCTGCTTAAAGAAGATAGATAAATTGAAGTCCAGATACCATTTCAATCCAATGGGAGAATTTATGCACGAAAACTTCGAAGACAGCGAAGTAGATAACATGTTTGAGGCATTCAAGAGACGCCACGGAAAGTATTACGAAGATCCCTTAGAACACGAACATCGGAAACATATCTTCCGTCACAACATGAG GTTTATAAACTCAAGAAACAGAGCAGCACTTAACTTCACGCTAGAACCAAATGTACTCAGTGACGTCACCGATGAAGAATTTGAAATGTACAAAGGGCTGTTAATTGACCCAAGTGGAGGAGATGAAGCGCTCAAAAAGCAGGAAATACCAGAAGCGAGGCTGAGCATACCGCCAGTACCACTTCCCAGCTCCCTGGATTGGCGGGATTACG GTGCCGTCACTCCGTCCAAGGCTCAAGGTCTTTGTGGTTCGTGTTGGACGTTCTCCTCCACTGGGCCAATTGAAGGAGCTTACGCAATCCAG ACAGGAAAGCTGATTGACATCTCGGAACAGCAGCTGATGGACTGTAGCTGGGGATTTGGGAATAGTGGCTGTCGCGGAGGTTTTTCTTGGAAAGCACTCGTGTGGGCGCGTAACCATGGAGTGGCTTCAAGTCACAGCTATGGAAGATACCTTGCTCAG GAAGGTTACTGTCATTGCGCTGAGGAAGACGACTGTGAAGTAGTGAAATTCAAGCGACTTGTGACAGTGAAGAAGTTAGATGAAAAAGCATTAATACAAGGACTGGCAAAGTTTGGTCCAGCATCAATTGCTATCAGTGTTGGTAGAAAGAGTTTGAAGTTTTACAGTTCGGGCGTTTACGACGATCCTGAATGCA GCGAAAAGACCAATCACGGAGTGGTACTAGTAGGGTATGGCGAGGAAAATGGAAAACCCTATTGGATTGTGAAGAATTCTTGGGGCAAATTCTGGGGCGAAGAGGGATTTGTGAAAATTGCTCGGAGGAACAATTTATGCGGCGTTTTAACGAACGAGCCGATATTTGTGTCATTAAATTCATCAGACGTGGATGACTCGAAAGGCGATTATCCGTTTTTGAGGATGAAGAAGGAAAGTTTTGTTGATGTAGAGAAGAAACTGAACGTTACATCTTTGAAGCTCTCGCCGTTTGATTATAAGAGATCAAAGATCGGTTATGATGAGTCCTCTGGCGAAGACATCGGAAATAGTTGGAACTATACCcagttttaa